The proteins below are encoded in one region of Aquisphaera giovannonii:
- a CDS encoding DUF4058 family protein: MPSPFPGMNPYLERDIAWHDFHERFLIVGAGVLGAQVRPHYVVRVDDHHFVHELPDEPRQAAGRADPSPLPTGHTPAPPGGGAAVLDAPAQVRVPVIDVVRESYLEILDRHSREVVTVVELLSPSNKRRRGADRAQYLVMRSRVLASASHLVEIDLLRGGEPMPGEDLPRCTYSVLVSRSEDRPAADYWPLGLADRLPVIPIPLRPPHSEASLDLQGLLDRVYDEAGYEYDIYDGPPTPPLTAEEAAWARPFLPADAE; the protein is encoded by the coding sequence ATGCCGTCGCCCTTCCCCGGGATGAACCCGTACCTCGAGCGGGACATCGCCTGGCACGACTTCCACGAGCGCTTCCTGATCGTGGGCGCCGGGGTCCTGGGGGCTCAGGTACGCCCGCACTACGTCGTCCGCGTGGACGATCACCACTTCGTCCACGAGTTGCCCGACGAGCCCAGGCAGGCGGCGGGGCGGGCCGATCCGTCGCCGCTGCCAACCGGACACACGCCGGCGCCGCCGGGCGGGGGGGCCGCCGTGCTGGACGCCCCGGCCCAGGTTCGCGTGCCCGTGATCGACGTGGTTCGAGAGTCCTACCTCGAGATCCTCGACCGCCACTCGCGGGAGGTCGTGACGGTGGTCGAGCTGCTCAGCCCGTCGAATAAGCGGAGGCGTGGGGCGGACCGGGCCCAGTACCTGGTGATGCGGTCCCGGGTGTTGGCCTCGGCGTCGCATCTCGTCGAGATCGACCTGCTCCGCGGCGGGGAGCCGATGCCCGGCGAGGACTTGCCTCGTTGCACGTATTCCGTCCTCGTGAGCCGCTCCGAGGACCGGCCCGCCGCCGACTACTGGCCGCTCGGACTCGCCGACCGCCTGCCCGTCATCCCGATCCCCCTCCGCCCGCCGCACTCCGAGGCCTCGCTCGACCTGCAAGGCCTCCTCGACCGCGTCTACGACGAGGCCGGCTACGAGTACGACATCTACGACGGCCCGCCCACGCCCCCGCTGACCGCCGAGGAAGCGGCCTGGGCCCGGCCGTTCCTCCCGGCGGACGCCGAATAA
- a CDS encoding C40 family peptidase, whose protein sequence is MKRAAVLAACLIGWIGPAAPAQEPGYRSPYGVEFTYPVAELIGDLERTERGDPRLEAEIPFAHWYSKRTLERWHSWGPEPRTYPVPRAVEGWPVERLRERVIATALRFQGYAYQHHHIPDWDPPASWPWQKTCAGRDGKGVDCSNLTGFVYNQGFGLRLNTEVHHQSEEQAAREAGGRSHRLHRVELPDGYEDRLRTLRTGDLVFIRNRGGKISHVVIWVGPIGRSPDGVPLIIDSHGEDVRDSNGRPIPCGVQLRPFRENSWYNKSASHAVRVFRD, encoded by the coding sequence ATGAAACGTGCCGCCGTCCTCGCCGCCTGCCTGATCGGATGGATCGGCCCGGCGGCCCCGGCGCAGGAGCCGGGGTATCGCTCGCCCTACGGGGTGGAGTTCACCTACCCGGTGGCGGAATTGATCGGCGACCTGGAGCGGACGGAGCGGGGCGACCCGCGGCTGGAGGCGGAGATCCCGTTCGCGCACTGGTACTCGAAGCGGACCCTCGAGCGATGGCATTCCTGGGGGCCGGAGCCTCGGACGTATCCCGTGCCGAGGGCCGTCGAGGGCTGGCCCGTGGAGCGGCTCCGGGAGCGGGTCATCGCGACGGCGCTTCGGTTCCAGGGGTACGCGTATCAGCATCACCACATCCCCGACTGGGATCCGCCCGCGAGCTGGCCCTGGCAGAAGACCTGCGCCGGGCGCGACGGCAAGGGCGTGGACTGCAGCAACCTGACCGGCTTCGTCTACAACCAGGGTTTCGGCCTGCGGCTGAACACCGAGGTCCATCACCAGTCCGAGGAGCAGGCCGCCCGCGAGGCCGGCGGCCGTTCCCACCGGCTGCATCGCGTGGAGCTGCCCGACGGGTACGAGGATCGGCTCCGCACGCTCCGCACCGGCGACCTGGTCTTCATCCGCAACCGCGGCGGGAAGATCAGCCACGTCGTGATCTGGGTCGGCCCGATCGGCCGGTCGCCCGACGGCGTCCCCCTGATCATCGACAGCCACGGCGAGGACGTTCGCGACTCCAACGGCCGCCCCATCCCCTGCGGCGTCCAGCTCCGCCCGTTCCGGGAGAACTCCTGGTATAACAAGAGCGCCAGCCATGCCGTGAGGGTCTTCCGCGACTGA
- a CDS encoding carboxymuconolactone decarboxylase family protein has translation MAHIHLPEGAPGIIGPMAAYPETQRPLNDLAEALLRGPSSLTPGERETIAAYVSRGNECHFCCQSHAAAARAHLGPQKSLVDEVLADVAGSPASPKLKALLAIADKVRRDGRLVQAADVARARAEGADDKAIHDTVLIAAAFCMFNRYVEGLGTWAPQDPADYVESGERLAHHGYAKFDFSHIRGEWAASTAGRGHGS, from the coding sequence ATGGCACACATCCACCTCCCCGAGGGGGCGCCCGGCATCATCGGGCCGATGGCCGCGTACCCGGAGACGCAGAGGCCCCTCAACGACCTGGCGGAGGCCCTCCTCCGCGGCCCGTCCTCGCTGACCCCCGGCGAGCGCGAGACGATCGCGGCCTACGTCTCGCGGGGCAACGAATGCCACTTCTGCTGCCAGTCGCACGCCGCCGCGGCGCGGGCGCACCTCGGGCCCCAGAAGTCGCTGGTCGACGAGGTCCTCGCCGACGTCGCCGGGTCGCCCGCCTCGCCGAAGCTGAAGGCCCTGCTGGCGATCGCGGACAAGGTCCGCCGCGACGGCCGCCTCGTCCAGGCCGCGGACGTCGCGCGGGCCCGCGCCGAGGGCGCCGACGACAAGGCCATCCACGACACCGTCCTGATCGCCGCGGCCTTCTGCATGTTCAACCGCTACGTCGAGGGCCTCGGCACCTGGGCGCCGCAGGACCCGGCCGACTACGTCGAGTCCGGCGAGCGCCTCGCCCATCACGGCTACGCGAAGTTCGACTTCAGCCACATCCGCGGGGAGTGGGCCGCGAGCACGGCCGGTCGTGGACACGGCTCGTGA
- a CDS encoding addiction module protein, which yields MDLESVLLEVQSWPPEDRLRLIERVWDGLSDQAEEPELTEELKSLLDRRLAALDSDPENVLTWDDIRAYVRRPR from the coding sequence TTGGATCTCGAATCCGTACTCCTGGAAGTCCAGAGCTGGCCGCCCGAGGATCGGCTACGGCTCATCGAGCGGGTCTGGGACGGCCTGTCCGATCAGGCCGAGGAGCCCGAGCTGACGGAGGAGCTGAAGTCCCTCCTCGATCGTCGCCTGGCGGCGCTCGATTCCGATCCGGAGAACGTGCTGACCTGGGACGACATCCGCGCCTACGTGAGGCGGCCACGTTGA